The genomic DNA ACGAGTCGCAGGGAATAGCATGTACTTCGCACAGACGGATAAAGTTCATCAGCTGGTTCTGCGCATCCGGCGCGTCGGTGTAATGCATGGTCGAACCGCTGTAACCCAGGCTCCATTTCGGCCCGAAGAGCGTTTTCCCGGTCAGACGCACGAAAGCTTTGGTCACGTCCAGCGCCCGTTTGCCCGTGAACAGGTAGTAATCGATGTCGCCCGCTTCCGCCTGCCAGCGACGATAGGCGGTGTGATAGTTGTCAATCTCGTTGCCCAGATCCAGCCAGCAGCTGCTCAGGTTGTCGTAGAAGAGCCCGTAGCTCACGTCATCGCGACGGGTGAGGGTGAACGGAATATGTTTGTACAGAGGATCGGTGCTGGCCGCGTTGTAGCCCATTGCATCGAGGTTGCGCATCTCATAGCGTTTGCCGTTACGCTGTAGATCGCCGGCTTTCTCACCCAGACCGTAGAAGCGTTCATCCTTGCGGCGGCTCAGGTAGTGCGCCGCACCGTCGCCATGGGCATTCAGCAGATAGGCACTGGTTGGACGGTCGTTGACCAGCGGCTGCCACTCACCCGCCTCATTGCGGTAGTGCCACTCCAGCCACAGCGGCTGATGCACGGTCACACGCAGCTGTTCGGTAGCAACCGTCAGCACGTCGTCCTGTTGCGTTAGCGTCCAGGCGGGGCAGGTGAAACCACTCAGATCGTCGCGGCGGCGACCTTCCCACGGCACATCTTGTTGCGGGGCGATGCTCCAGGTGCGATCCAGCGTCAGCTCACCTTTGCGTTTAATCAGCACGCGGAACAGATTTTCTTCCAGCACATACAGGCACAGACGGTGCTGGTTATCGACCAGCAGTTCCAGATGATTTGCCGACTGCTTATCAACGGTCCAGTTTTTCAGGGTTTTCATATGCAATACATCCACTATCAGGCGCGCTTGGCGCGACGTTCAGCAATAAATGCCACCAGGAAAACAGCGCCAATCAGGTCAAAGAACCCCATGGCAATAAAGAGCGGGTTAAAGCCGATTTTGTCGGCGGTCACCCCAATTAACAGGGAGAACAGGAAGCTGGCGATCCAGGCCGCCGAGCCGCGCATGCCGTTAACGGTCGCCATCTGACCTTTATCAAATGACTCCACGACCAGGGCGCTGAGCATGCAGGAGATGATCTGATGCCCGAAACCGCCGATGGAGATCAGCACGATGGTGATATACGGGTCGCGGGTAATGGCCACGACCGCCAGGGAGATCATCAGGAATGCGCCGGTGACGGAGCTGGCCACCACCGAGTTCACACGGCTGCAGCCGAACAGTCGGGCATACAGACGGGTGAGGTAGCCGCTTGCCACGCTGCCAAGGTCCGCGGCAAGGAACGGCAGCCAGGCAAACATCGCAATCTGCTTCAAATCCATGCCGTGCTCTTTGGCGAGATACAGCGGAACCCAGAAGCTCAGCACGGCCCAGGCCGGTTCGGCCATAAACGCCGGAAGGGCGATACCGTAGAAGCGCTTATTTTTGGAGACATTTTTCAGCGCGGTGAGGAAGGGCAGTTTTACCGCAGGCGGTTCGTTATCCTGCTTGATAAATGCCAGTTCGTCCTTGCTCAGGTTCGGATGCTGTTCCGGGTTGTGGTAAAAAGCCCACCAGAGGATCACCCACAGCAGCGCCAGCACGCCGGTAAACATAAACGCGCCCTGCCAGCCAAACGAGGCGTGCGCGAAATAGATGATGGGCGGTGCCAGCATCGCGCCAATGGAGAACCCTACGCCCGCCCAACCGGCCGCGACAGGACGTTCCGATTTCGGGAACCACTCGCCAATGGTTTTCGCATTCGCCGGCGTGGCGGCCGCTTCAGAAGCACCCATAAAGAAGCGCAAGATAGCCAGGTGCAGCCAGCTGCCCGCCCCGGCGTGGAAAATACACATCAGCGCCCAGATCCCGGCGCAGACCATAAAGCCAATCTTCAGACCAATCACGTCGATCAACCAGCCGCACAGAGGCTGGAAAATGGTGTACGCAATCTGAAATGCCCCGACGATCCAGGAGTATTGCTCGGTGGTGATCCCAAGGCTCTCTTTCAACTCAGGGGCGAGAATACCCAGCGAGTTTCGGGTGATGTAGTTAACGGTGACGCCCAGTAAGAACAGCACCAGCACATACCAGCGCAGGTTCTTAATGACGCGACGGGTTTTGCTTGTCGCAACGGTGTTATTGATGTCCTGACTCATTTTACTCTCCACAAGACGGACGGTAAGGGGACGGAGGTTCAGGTGTCACACAGATTTTTATGGCTTTGATTTCTATCCGTTTTAATTTAGAAGTTGCTATACAACTAGTATGGAAGTGGTGTGACAAATTCACCTTAAGGGAGAAAATGAGCAGGCAATAGTGGATTTTGTGCAAAATTTCTCATCAATGACATAAATCATCTGGCATGATGCTTTTTATGCCCGTTACTGCCTGATGAGTACGCTATGAAAATTTTTTCATTTCGCAAATGGAGCCAGATCACAAAATGGACAAAAGGCTAAAAATCACCGAAATTGCCGCCCGCACGCAGCTTTCCATCAGTACCGTGTCGCGGGTGCTGGCAGGAAAAGCGAACACCAGTGAAAAAGCGCGTGCCAGAGTACTGGCCTGTGCGCGGGAGCTGGGGGTGATGGACGGTCTGGCGGCGGGGCGTCTACTGCTCAACAGCCTGGTGGTTTTTGCGCCACAGCGCGCCTTTGACGAGCGGTCCGACATCTTTTACTACCGCGTGATCCAGAGCGTGAGTAAAGGCCTTGCTTCCCACGATGTCCGTCTGCGTTATTGCGCGCTGGAAGAGAATGACAGCGACGCACAGCTTTTTCTGGCACGGATGAACGAGCCGGAGACACAGGCCGCTATTCTTCTCGGTATTGACGATCCGCATATCCACGATCTGGCGGTGGATGTGGGTAAACCCTGCATGCTGATTAACTGCCGCGACCGGCATATGCGCCTGCCTGCAGTGGCACCGGACCACCGCTCGATAGGTGAGCGGGCCGCGGACTATCTGTTTGAAATGGGACACCGTGAGGTGATGAATGTCCTCTGCCTGCGGCGTTACACCATGGAACTGCGTCTGGCCGGGATCCGCGATGCGTGGCAGTCTCACAACCTGAAATTCAACGATAAACGCGATCTGCTGGTGGCTCCGAGCTTCAGCGCGCGCGAAACGGAAGAGCTGGTCACCTCCTGGCTCCGTCAAATGCAGGGTAAGGATCTGCCCACCGCATTTTTAGTCGGCGGCGATTTTATGGCGGCGGGCACCATCAGTGCGCTGCAAAAACAGGGCTTGCGCGTGCCGCAGGATATCTCGGTGATGAGCATTGACGGGTTTAATCTGGCGGCCATTCAGGATGTTCCGCTCACGGCGGTGCATGTACCGCGCGATGAACTGGGAACCGAAGCGGTGCATATGCTTCAGCAACGGCTGATGCGCCCGGATGCGCCGGTGGGAACATTAATGCTTAACGGCACGCTGGCCGTGCGGGGTTCTGTCCGGCGGATACGTCAGGGGAAACGACGCACCGCCGTGGAGCGGGAAGGGTTATACGACAGTTAAGCCATACCCAGTGCACGCTTGCCGTGAATATTCAGATCGTTCACGGTAAAGCGGTCCTGCCAGTTTTTTTCATAATCTTCGCGCGGGAAATCGCCCGGCGATGCACCGGTTTCCAGCGCTGCTTTCACTTTTTTCGCATAGGCGAGGTTTTTCTCGCACATCGGGGCGGCAGGGATATACATCACGTTGCCCCAGCCTTGCTGATTTTCCACCGGTGCAACCGAGTGGATGACGTCACAGTGCCACCACACGGAATCGCCTGCTTCCAGTGCAGGAATGCTGCTCAGCGCTTCGATTAGCAGCGGATGCCATTTCTCGGAGACCGGCAGGACACGTCCCGGCGCGACGCCGCAGAGTTCATCTTCCGGGACATCATCCAGCAGCGGACGCAGCAGAATGTAGGCCATCGCTTCCGGAATAGGCACCACATGCAGCAGCCCCTGACCCGGGATCATGTCTGACAGCGCCGTCCAGCCCTGGAAGGTGCGGAATACAGAACATTTTGTGGTGTTATCCACGGTGTACTCTTCCACTTCGGTACGGTGTGCGGCGTTCCACGGATCGTATTTATCCACGTTGCCGTCAAAAACGCGGGCAAAGACCTGCTGATAGGCCGGCAGCAGCCAGCGCTCCAGCGCGCCGGAATCGGTATGCGCGCCCAGCCCTTTAGAGGTGGTACCCGGTGGGCGACGACGAATACGGTCCGGATAAATGACGCTGACGTCCGGATCGAACCACTGTTTGCCATTACTCTCGAATGTCCATAAACGGTTCAGGAACGACTGTACCTGCGCCATCTCTTCACTCTGGCGAGCCTGCATTTGCGCCTGCGACCAGTAGATAGGGTAAATTTCCGGACGTGAGGCGGTTAAGGTACCAAAGAAGTTATCGCCCGGACCTTTATAGACCTCATCAAACCGGTTGAGATCGAGGTAGTCGAGCATCGATTGATCCCACGCCAGCGCCTGCTCGCGGGGGAAGTGACCTTTAATCACCGCGCAGCCACGGCGTTTGACCGCGTCACGCTGTGCCTGGGTGATCGTCCCGTTTTTCACATCTGCAAACGGGATAACCGGCCAGACGGTTTCACCTTTGTTCTTCAGGGCATTAATTTCCGCCACGCGGGTCGCGATTTTATCGCTGAGCGTGTCGAATACCGCCTGAACGTCTCCGATCTGCGCACGTAATTCACGCTTCAACTGACGAATCGCTGCTTTATGGTCCGCAGGCAAACTTTCACTGGTAAACGTCATAACTGCCTCGCATCTTTCATTCGAAAGTAAAAATATCTACAAGTGATACTTTAAGTTAAAAATTAGTTAATGCAAGTTTAAATATTTGACGTGTGCCACAGGATGGAAAAAGAGTGAGGTGCCGGAGCAGTGCTCCGGCAAGAGAGAGATTACGCGTCGAACGGGGAGTGGTCGTCAAGCACGGCCTGAATCACATTCAGTGCGCCCTGATGGTTGTTGTCATCCGTGCTGTAGCGGCAGATCGTTTTGATGCTCTGCGCCGCGTTGCCCATGGCAAAATTGTATTTCACCAGCTTCAGCATTTCCGCATCGTTGCCGCTGTCCCCGATTGCCACGCACGCCTGCGGCGAGATTTTCCAGCGCTTCAGCAGACGGCTAATACCGTTGGCTTTGTGCAGGCCCGGGATAATCAAATCGACAAACCCAAAACCGCTGGTGACGGGTTTCATAATCCCGTCGAGGGAGACGTGCAGTTTGTCGACAAGATTCGGGATATCGCTGTCCGGCAAATTCAGGGAGAATTTGAACAGCACGTCGTCAATTTCGCGGTAATCGCGGATGCGTTTTAAGCGGTGGTAGTGCTTTGACATGAGCGCCACAAACGCGTCCGGCGCCCGTTCGCTGACGTAGGCGCTCTCCAGCCCACAGGCCACAAAGTTGAGCGCGTTGTCTTTCAGCAACTCGCCAATGACAATTTGCGACTCATGGCGGGTCAGTTCACCGTGAAAAATCTGCTCACCGTGATCGAACACCAGCGCGCCATTTTCCGCCACGAAGGAGATCTGATCTTTCAGTTCCGGGAAGAAGGAGATGAGCTGGTAATACTGGTTGCCGCTGGCGACAACAAATTCAATATTACGGGCTTTAAGCTGCTCAAACTGTACCTGAAAGCGGTCGCGGTCGTACTGCTTGGCATCATCAAGGAAAGTTCCGTCCATATCGGTGACGATAACTTTTACGGTCATACTGTGCTCCTGAGTCACTGCGTTTGAAACATTCTAATAACAAGGTGACGGAGAGCACAAATTTAATTTCATTCGAAAGTCAAAGCAAAGCGGCAACCGAAATTGCCGCTTAAAGACAGGTTCCCTCTCCTTGATGGGAGAGGGCATAAGTCTGAAGAGAGTTAAAGCGTGTGCTCGGTACGCGCAATAATATCGTCCTGCGCATCCGGCGACAGGGCGGTAAAGAACGCGGAGTACCCTGCGACGCGCACCACCAGGTCACGATACTGGTCCGGGTGTTTCTTCGCTTCCAGCAGCGTTTCACGCGAAACGATGTTGTACTGAATATGCCAGCCCTTGTGCACTTCAAAGAAGGTACGCAGAAGCACCATCAGTTTCTGACGGTCACTGTCATTTTCCAGCGTCGACGGATTGAGCTTCTGGTTTAGCAGTACCCCACCGAGGATCGCTTCGGTTGGCAGTTTGCCGACAGAGCCAATTACCGCCGTAGGGCCGAGGTGGTCAGTACCGGAGGCCGGGCTGGCTCCTTCTGCCAGCGGAGTATGCGCCTTACGTCCATCCGGGGTTGCCATCGTTGCCGCGCCAAACGGCACGTTCGCGGAGATAGATGACGTGCCGGCATAGTAGTTACCGCCAATCGGACCACGGCCATAGCGCGGGTTATGGTACTGCTTCAGCTCGGCGATATAGGTTTCGTAGGCACGGGTCAGCAGCATATCCACGCTGTCGTCATCGTTACCGTATTTTGGCGCGCCGTTGATCAGCCGCTGACGCAGCTGCTCGTGGGTCAGCCCGTCGAAATCATCGGCCAGAGCGGCGGCCAGCTGTTGCTGACCTATCGTACCCTGTTCGAAGACCAGTTTTTTCACCGCGGCCAGGCTGTTGCCCAGGTTAGCAATACCCACCTGCAGGCCTGACACCCAGTCATACTTCGCGCCGCCTTGTTTGATGCTTTTCGCGCGTTCTATGCAGTCATCCACCAGCGCTGAGCAGAGAATATCGGGGACGTTCTCTTCCAGCATCGTGTCTACCACATACTCAATCTCGATAGATTTGCGGGTGTAGTAGCGGATCTGGGTATC from Enterobacter ludwigii includes the following:
- a CDS encoding MFS transporter, which produces MSQDINNTVATSKTRRVIKNLRWYVLVLFLLGVTVNYITRNSLGILAPELKESLGITTEQYSWIVGAFQIAYTIFQPLCGWLIDVIGLKIGFMVCAGIWALMCIFHAGAGSWLHLAILRFFMGASEAAATPANAKTIGEWFPKSERPVAAGWAGVGFSIGAMLAPPIIYFAHASFGWQGAFMFTGVLALLWVILWWAFYHNPEQHPNLSKDELAFIKQDNEPPAVKLPFLTALKNVSKNKRFYGIALPAFMAEPAWAVLSFWVPLYLAKEHGMDLKQIAMFAWLPFLAADLGSVASGYLTRLYARLFGCSRVNSVVASSVTGAFLMISLAVVAITRDPYITIVLISIGGFGHQIISCMLSALVVESFDKGQMATVNGMRGSAAWIASFLFSLLIGVTADKIGFNPLFIAMGFFDLIGAVFLVAFIAERRAKRA
- a CDS encoding LacI family DNA-binding transcriptional regulator, with amino-acid sequence MDKRLKITEIAARTQLSISTVSRVLAGKANTSEKARARVLACARELGVMDGLAAGRLLLNSLVVFAPQRAFDERSDIFYYRVIQSVSKGLASHDVRLRYCALEENDSDAQLFLARMNEPETQAAILLGIDDPHIHDLAVDVGKPCMLINCRDRHMRLPAVAPDHRSIGERAADYLFEMGHREVMNVLCLRRYTMELRLAGIRDAWQSHNLKFNDKRDLLVAPSFSARETEELVTSWLRQMQGKDLPTAFLVGGDFMAAGTISALQKQGLRVPQDISVMSIDGFNLAAIQDVPLTAVHVPRDELGTEAVHMLQQRLMRPDAPVGTLMLNGTLAVRGSVRRIRQGKRRTAVEREGLYDS
- a CDS encoding DUF1479 domain-containing protein, producing MTFTSESLPADHKAAIRQLKRELRAQIGDVQAVFDTLSDKIATRVAEINALKNKGETVWPVIPFADVKNGTITQAQRDAVKRRGCAVIKGHFPREQALAWDQSMLDYLDLNRFDEVYKGPGDNFFGTLTASRPEIYPIYWSQAQMQARQSEEMAQVQSFLNRLWTFESNGKQWFDPDVSVIYPDRIRRRPPGTTSKGLGAHTDSGALERWLLPAYQQVFARVFDGNVDKYDPWNAAHRTEVEEYTVDNTTKCSVFRTFQGWTALSDMIPGQGLLHVVPIPEAMAYILLRPLLDDVPEDELCGVAPGRVLPVSEKWHPLLIEALSSIPALEAGDSVWWHCDVIHSVAPVENQQGWGNVMYIPAAPMCEKNLAYAKKVKAALETGASPGDFPREDYEKNWQDRFTVNDLNIHGKRALGMA
- a CDS encoding Cof-type HAD-IIB family hydrolase, with product MTVKVIVTDMDGTFLDDAKQYDRDRFQVQFEQLKARNIEFVVASGNQYYQLISFFPELKDQISFVAENGALVFDHGEQIFHGELTRHESQIVIGELLKDNALNFVACGLESAYVSERAPDAFVALMSKHYHRLKRIRDYREIDDVLFKFSLNLPDSDIPNLVDKLHVSLDGIMKPVTSGFGFVDLIIPGLHKANGISRLLKRWKISPQACVAIGDSGNDAEMLKLVKYNFAMGNAAQSIKTICRYSTDDNNHQGALNVIQAVLDDHSPFDA